tatatatatatatatatatatatatatatatatatatatatatatataggcccagtcacctgccatgtgcaccggtttacaattatatgattttaatagatGCATCTTGTTATGGTCACATGTGTATTGGTATCAACTTGCAATTTGATTTTTGCAAGGTTGTTTGCTCAATTGTTATATTAAGAGTACAGTTTCAAACTATGAAATTTTGTTGATAATGTtggtttatatccaagttggtttAGCAGAAATTGTATGCCTCCAATTATAGCTAAACAATTGGTTATGAGAACAAATCTCCGAAAAAGAAATTTGGTGTGAGATAGATTATTTAATATGTAGCAGCACTTGTAagcatcaagccaacaagttTTGACTCTCTCCTCGAGGTTGGTTCAAGGTCAGGAACCAAGTAATTCCTGTCCAGAAATTTGAATGTGCGgtatatgatttaattgctccaccaCAACGCACAAAGATGGGTCCCAAATAAGGTTGGGAGGTAAATGTTAGATTTCCTAACATTAGGGGGAGGGATGATAAGCAGCTGGAAAATAAGGTATATGTAATGAATTATCACTAGTATGATCCTCGTTAAAAAGATAATTCAAGTTAACTGCTAGATGCATTTTTTGACCCAAAAGTGAATATTATATTCCAGTCGTAAATGCTCCAATTCCAATTGGAATTAAAGTCCTTGAAGAACAGAGTCTATAGCTATAGACCGATTAGGTCCAAATATGGAACTCCTTGAAGAATGAGAGGAGAAAATTATCAAGATGGTCATATAATGAGGCAAGTGCTTTAAAGAGCACCACGACATAACCTTCATAAAACCTTATgaaaggttcaggtacctgaaattgATAAAAAATGAAGAGATCTCTATAAGTTATGTCGCATTGGAACCCATATCAAATGACTGTCGACGGTATCTTTGAAATAATGTAGTGCTCAACattataatggtgatgaggatctTGAATTGAAATCTGTCAAATAATGTGGACAGATATAATGATTGGTCAAATAAAATACGCAGTTAAAGtatattttgtttcacttggaatAGTGATGTTTTGGACGTATAGTCCAAGGACCTCAAGGTATAATGTCAGTGGGGTACAAGTGGATTCTTGTGCGAAaagtaaaatgagaaataaaaattGTAAATATAAAGTACGGCTTGTGCCTTGTGGCATAAAGATTTTTCGCAAAAATCCTGACATTATTGTATGGAGATGTATGTATTCTCTTGTGGTGGATGCAATGGGGTTTCTTATCAGTCTGGcaatatatgaaaattttgaatgcgTATAATTCATTGTTGTCAATATGGCTATATAGACAATGAAAGAAAATCCGTAGGGATTTAAATTGGTTTGAAGCATTTAAGGTTTACGAAAATAAAGCTTCACAAAACTTTATATAGgttaaagcgattccattgagtacCCCAATGGTTGTGATGtcgctaaatataaataaatatcattttgacctaatgataatgatgagtataTTGTATTGCATactgcaaaagaaattattaatatAGATTTGTTTGTCCTAACAAGTATTATCAAGGTTTTGTTGGTTATGTAAATGCAGGGCATTATTTGTATTATTACATGAAGTTTGGTCTTCAAGCAAGTACTGATTTGCATGTGAGGATACTGCCACACTATGACGTTCGACATGGCAGTCAATTGTTGATACTTATACAAAGCAATTCAGGAATACGTGTCTGGCTAAGATCAATAATTCAATACATTTTGCAATAATATGATGCTTATTTGGAAATGAAGACTTCAACAATATTGTACGAAACTTGCATAGCTCAATTGAAAGAAGGATATAACAAATGAGACAAAATACAACACATTCCTCAAAGTTCTTTTTCCAGACATGATCTTCAACAGAAAGGTGAAATAGGTTGTCAACAAATACGCTCGATTGATAAGTTGACGGACATGTTCAGTAAAGCATTGCTAACCTCGACATTTGAGAAGTTGATATACAAGATTTGGATGTGTTGTTTCCAAGAATTAAGTGATACTTTTATCAGGAGGAGTATAATACgcgctgtactctttttcccttagctgAGGTTTTGTCCCACCAGATTTTTCTGGCAAGGTTGTTAATGAGGCAGCTAGCAATACATATTAcgagatatgtgtactctttttccttcactaggataTTTTTTCACTgatttttcctagtaaggttttaacgagacacatcatctattaagacatggacatccaagggggagtgttatgaaataataagtgtggatgtccaccactctagaaataaattcCCACTTCCTCCATGATCTCAAAGGTTTAATGTAATGTCTCTCACTTCACCCATGATCTTCCCCACATTCTCATATGTTGAATGTCATATTTATATCTACCCTTTTATATGCCTCTatgcaccactataaatagaggcatagggATTCATATTGTACATACTTGAACAACACTTGAACACATTAggatgaataagaaatctctcctctcttgtctctctctatttctattattttcatcttttactattattactcttttagcttaattttacaacaacctaaagaataATTATACAAGTAATTAATTGTCCATAATAATTAGAATAGTCAAATAGAGATTAACTAAGGAAACTAACTTGTTAAATTAATTTATACTAACAGTGTGAAGAAAATTCAATCCGTGTATACAAATTAGGAAACATATTTATCACTAAGCAGTTACTAAGAAACATAGCGTATTTATACGCGTGTCTGTTCAGCTTTTATATTATCCCTTttaatttctttccttttttattttggcATAACAAAACTCAGTCCAACTTGGCCTTGGAAAAGGAAAGAGGACGTTACTATGTATAGTACTAGTAACGCAATAATTCTTCTCACTTGTACTTCTGAGTACAACAAGTATTAGCACTATTAAAAGCAAAATCTCACACACCATTGGACTCACTCCAATATTCccaacactatatatatatatatagccatagACCATTCGCCCTGCCAGCAAGACAAGACGACTACTCTTTAAATTCTATAGCTAATAAAACATCAAAAGCGACGAAGTTCGAAACTAATTTTAATCTTTTTATAGTATTCTTAGAAACACTGACAAATTAAAGTGACTAGCACATTTAGCACGACCATGGCCATGCCGATGTTGAAGAGAAGAAAAGTAGAAGAAGAATCAGTAGAGAAATTCGCAATGGCAAATTGTGTGGATATCTTGAAGAGGAATGAGTCATTAGGAAGAAGTAAGCACTTTGAGTGCAAGACATGCAAGAAGCAATTTGATTCATTTCAAGCACTTGGCGGACATAGAACAAGTCACAAGAACACGACGAATAAGCTCATCACGACGATTACTACTGTCGAATTATTACCCGTTAAGCCCAAAAAACACGAATGCACCCTTTGTGGCGAAGAGTTCACTCTGGGCCAAGCTTTGGGAGGACATATGAGGAAACATCGCGATGAATTGAATCAACTCgagcaaaagaagaagaaattgaagaagaatTCGAAGAGTGGTGAATTTGCAGAAGCTCTTCACGAGAAGAAAGATAAGGGTAGTACTGGAAGAAATTTGTTCTTGGATTTGAATTTGACGCCGTATGAGAATGAGGTGATGATAGGGATAATTCCTAGTTAGTGTATAGTTGTAATTACTTGAATCTTGACTACTTCTACAATTAGAGATTGTAGAAATCTTGTTAGGCTTTTAGAGATTGTAGACTTTGTTGTTGTGGCTTCGTGTACATAAACAGAGCCGCACTATGTATTTTTCCAATGTACATATTTTGTTTTGCAAATATTAGTGTAGCATTTTAGTTCCCATTGTTGTTTTACTTTAAATTCCTTACGACTCACATTTTTCCCCTACAAAGTGAAACCGCTGAGCTTCTTTTCTTACTCTTCAAATGACAACTGGTAATAATAATTTTCTTTTCTATAATTAGAGTGAACCTTCTAGTcctatattgtttggaacatatAAAACTATCTACCGAATTAAAGGTATTTAGTAATTCTTGAGATTGAACTAACATTTTGTGATTAAAACTATGTTTAACATTCGATTCTAGGGAAGTATATAATTAAGTATTAATCTCTCAGCTTAGTTTATTTGACACTTTTCGTTTCTCGAGATTGAAATTATGTTTAATTTGTCAAATATTTTTTGTATCATGTTGATAAGAAGAAAGTTGGAATATAGTACTTTGGTATGTACTATCGTATAACTTTTaagtatataaattttaatttaaaaatatattgagttaatctaatctaatttagTTTAGCTTCAAAAATAATTCAAGCTAAGTTAATTCTCTATGTTCACATAAATTGTAAGATGAAGGAACTTTAAAAGAAGGCTAACAATAAAAGTTTGCTTGAAGTTGATATATATACTAGGTCGTTCTCGGTGAAacttcttttattttgttttctcctttttgttagGATCGAAATAGCAtggcgtcatgcggaagctaataattTACAAACCTTGAACGACGATAAATCGGATaacaaagaaaatatactaaaaacataatattataatatgaattggtcaagtgacctacatattaaaaaacctaatttaaaagaaagcattaaaAACTATGGAGAGAATAATCTCCCCATTAACAAAACTCTTTagtgactacattgtggatgctattgtgttcTCTAGTTGTAAGAAAGAGGCCTTCAATTTATAGATGTCAAAAACTTTTCCACCAAGAAAGGGTTACTCAAATATGGAAcacttatattttccttttgaAAAAAGTAAAATCAATTATACTAAACTCTTTGTCCATCCTTCAAGAAAGGGTAAAATCCAAATATGAtaagaaaatcagggcaaaaCCCTAACACTTTTTCCTAATATTACCA
The sequence above is a segment of the Lycium barbarum isolate Lr01 chromosome 6, ASM1917538v2, whole genome shotgun sequence genome. Coding sequences within it:
- the LOC132643859 gene encoding zinc finger protein ZAT11-like, whose product is MAMPMLKRRKVEEESVEKFAMANCVDILKRNESLGRSKHFECKTCKKQFDSFQALGGHRTSHKNTTNKLITTITTVELLPVKPKKHECTLCGEEFTLGQALGGHMRKHRDELNQLEQKKKKLKKNSKSGEFAEALHEKKDKGSTGRNLFLDLNLTPYENEVMIGIIPS